A stretch of DNA from Yoonia sp. BS5-3:
CGATGCGGGCAAAGGGCGTATCGGCGCTGGTATCGATGACCGATTGCAGCAGTTTCTGGCCCTTCTTCACCTCGGACGCCTGAACCAGGGCGATGCCCAAAAATGTGTTGACCGCGTCGCTGGGCGGGGCGGTTTGCAGGGTTTTCACCGCCGCAGCAGGATCGCCATTCAAGATCTCGACCATGCCCAGACCCAAGTAACCGGCCTCGCCTTCGGGGCGCATGGCCTTGACGCCGTCAAAGATCGCAACCGCATGATCCTTCAGCCCGCGTGAGACAGCGATAAAACCGATATCGGTCAGCAGTTTCAGGTCTTCTTGCTCTAATAACTCGGCCATTTCGGTTCCTAACGTGATGAAACAGCGCTGGGTTGGTGGGGCGATTTTGGGGCCCGGTGCCATCCCGGCGCTGGTCGTTAAGTTCCTCTAGCAACCATCCGAAAGCCGATGTGTACAATTTGGTACACTTCGGGGGCGAATGATGGCCTAGGAAGCAGTTGCGCCTGATCATGGGTGCCGTGCGATCCCAAACTCAGGCCGTCACTTCATGTTGAAATTTCTGAATATGCTGTCCAAACGTAACGACGTTGTTCTGGCATTTCTGCTGATCTGTATCGTCTTCATGATGATCCTGCCCTTGCCCACAATCGTGGTCGACGTGCTGATTGCGGTGAACCTGTGCCTGGCGGCGATCTTGCTGATGGTGGCGGTCTATATCTCGGATGTTGTGCGCTTTTCTGCGTTTCCATCGATCCTTCTTTTGACCACGCTTTTTCGGCTGGCGCTGTCGATCACCACAACCCGGCTGATCCTTTTGCAGGCGGATGCAGGCGAGATCGTGGACACGTTTGGGAACTTCGTTGTCTCAGGCAATCTGGTTGTCGGGGCCGTGATCTTTTTGATCCTGACCATCGTGAATTTTCTTGTGATCACCAAAGGGTCCGAGCGCGTGGCCGAAGTGTCGGCCCGCTTTTCGCTTGATTCGATGCCAGGCAAACAGATGTCGATCGATTCCGACATGCGCGCCGGAATGATCGAAATTGACGAAGCCAAGAAACGGCGCGGCAAGCTGGAAAAAGAAAGCCAGCTTTATGGCGCCATGGATGGGGCGATGAAATTTGTCAAAGGCGATGCGATCGCCGGGCTGATCATCATCGCGGTCAATATCATCGGCGGTGTGATGATCGGGACCTATCAGCGCGATATGACCATGGGCGAAGCGCTGGATGTTTATGCGATCCTGACCATCGGTGATGGGCTTGTGTCGCAGATCCCTGCACTCTTCATCTCGATCACGGCGGGTTTCATCGTCACGCGTGTTGCGTCCGAAGAAAACGAAGACCTTGGCAGCGACATTGCCACGCAGATCGTCAGTGAACCTAAGGCGCTTTTGATTGCATCGGGTATTTTGGTGGGCTTTGCATTGGTGCCTGGTTTCCCAACGATAGTGTTCCTGGTCCTTGCGATACTTTGTGCAGGCGGCGGTTATCTGATCATTAAACGCAACGACCTTGCTGCCAGTGCGGGCGGCGGGGCCAATGAAATGCCTGCCTTTGCCCCGGCTATTCAACCACATAACACGCCGCCCTCATTTCCCGATGAGGGCGACGATTTTGAAAAAGTCGAACCTGTCACTTTTGCGCTGACAGTGCCACTGATCGTCGACATTGCCTCTAGCGTGCGTGCGGCCATCCGCCCCGAAAAGTTGGATAATGAGGTGGCCCGGGTCAGACGCGCGCTTTATTTCGATCTTGGGGTGCCATTCCCGGGTATTAATCTGCGACTGAACGATAATCTGAAAGATGGCGAATATCGGATCATGGTGAATGAAATTCCGGTCGCCGCAGGCCAGGCGCGGCCGGGTTTTGTCATCGTACGCGAAACCGAGGCCAATTTGAAAATGTTCAACATCCCCTATGAGGTGGGTGATGACTTTCTGCCAAACACGCCCAGCTATTGGGTCGCTATGAAACATCAGGGGTTGGTCCAGCGGGCGGGCATTCAGGTGATGACGCTTTCTTCGATGCTGACATATCACTTGGCGCATGTGTTGAAAAACAACGCGGCAGAGTTCATCGGCATTCAGGAAACCATGTACCTGATGAACCAGATGGAAAAGAACTACGGGGAACTGGTACGCGAGGCGACACGGGCATTGTCCATCACGACAATTACCGACGTGCTTCAGCGGCTGGTCAGTGAAGAGGTTTCAATCCGGGATATGCGCACGATCCTCGAAGCTCTGGTTGAATGGGGGCAGCGCGAAAAAGACCCGATCATGCTGAACGAACATGTGCGCAGTGCGCTCTCACGCTACGTGACCTTTAAATTCTCCGGCGGGCAGAACATCATTCCGGCTTATCTGTTGTCGAAAGAAATCGAAGATGAGGTGCGCGGTGCGGTGCGTCAGACTAGCGGGGCGTCCTATTTGGCGCTGTCACCGGATGTGCACCGGCAGATCATCACAGCGCTCAAAGCGGCGACGGGCAATCTGGCAACCCATGCCACCAGCCCGGTCTTGCTTGCGCCGATGGACATCCGACGCTTTATGCGCAAAGTGGTTGAGCGGGATTTTCCAACGCTACCGGTGCTGTCCTTTCAGGAACTGACACCAGACGCGAATATTCAACCGCTTGAGCGGATCAAACTTGGCACGTCCGCACCCGAGCAACTTTCATCAGCATCGTGAGAGCCAGCGTTACGGGCCTCGCGGACATTGATTTTCAACGGTTTCGGCGCGGTCGGATGCGCCGAACAGAAAATTTCGAAAAAAATCCGCTTTGTACAGAATAATACAGTTTGCCCGTGCGTAGACATCTAGAACAGCGGGTGTTTGCGCGCCAACCAACGAGGAACTGAAATGGAAAATCCAGTATCAACCAGCCCCCGCCTTGCTGTCATTCTTGAGAACCCTGCATCAACAACCGATGCGGCGATCCAGTCGGAAGAGGCAAATCCAAACGCACCGGCATCCAGCGATGCCAAGGCGCGTCAGTTTGCCCAGATGTTGGACGACCAACAGCAGGTGACAGAGCTCGAGATCAAATATGAAACCGCCCTGTTCGATCCCGCGCAGGACATTGAAATTAACGCAACCTATTCAGAGCCCGGAAAGACGGCGCAACTGTAATTGGTTTAGGTAGGTCTTATTCAACATGGGAAAGCATGTGATAGATTGGTCTGAAGAGTTCTCCGCGCTGCCGCAGCCGGTCAAGGACTCTATCTTTCAGAAATCTGTTACACGGACTTTTTCGAATAATGGGATCATCTATTTTCAGGAAGACGATGCAACCAGCTTTCACTTTGTGATTTCGGGTCATGTACGCCTGTCCTATTTGATGGAAGACGGAACCGCCATTCTGTATACAATCGTTCCGCCAGGTCACAGCTTTGGGGAATTGGGCGTCTTTGATAACGGCCAATACCCCGATACCGCATCGGCAATTGGAAAAACCCAAATTTTGTCAATCAAAGCGGATTCGGCGGCGGCAATGGATATGAATGGCGGGCACCTGCAGGGCGCCTTAAGTAAGCTCATCGCAAAACGCTACCGCACCTATATTGACGTGACCAAAAGTCTTTATCTGAAAAGCTTGCAGGCGCGTCTTGCCCAGTCACTGTTGCGTCTTGTCGACAGTTTGGGGGAAACCACAAATTACCAAGGAAAAAAGGTCGCTTGCCTTGGTTCTGCCGTGAATCAAAGCGATCTTGGGTCCATGGCGCGCGGGACACGTGGGAACATAAACCGCACTCTGAAAGGGTGGGAGGCTAATAATTGGATCGCGATTGAAAGTCGAAAGATTCTAATTTTGGACCGCCAATCAATTATTGATCTGACATTCGACGAATAGGGTCGATGAGAGGAATGAAGAATGAGTGACGCGTTAGATTTTGGAATGACTGACTTGGAAGAGCGTCTGGCGTCAAATGAGGGCGCTGAAGTGAAAACGGAAATTCTCGGCAAACTTGCCATGACAGGTGAAGACATCGCGCAGAAAATAAATTCCGGTTTGCATCCGGATGAATTCAAAAAAGCACAAGCTGTCTATCAGGCGCTTGCGGCTGCACATGAAATTGTAACCGTATTTCCGACAAAAAAGCCGGAATAAGACTTAAGCAGAAAGGACCAGACAATGGGAACAGTATCAGACTTTGCAAATGTTGCGACCGGCGCACGCGCCGCGCCGGATTTTGCCAATCCGGGGACTGACATAAACCGCGAAGGTTTTGATTTGATTTTCCGGCAGACCCAATTGCAGGAACAAATGGCGAGTATTGAAGACGATATTCGTGAGATTGAACAAAATACCAACCTGTCCGACACGGAAAAGATGTTTTCGATGCAGATGGCAATGAACGCGTGGTCCGCGATCACCAACCTGCGGTCGAACATGCTGAAAAACGTGTCAGATTCACTGAAAACGATCGCGCGTAACGTCGCCTAAGGCGATCTGCCACCTTTTGGTGGCAGCAGGATGATCATTTGGGGTGCCTTCAGGGCTCTCTTATCCTGCGCCTGTTGCCCAGTTGCGAAAATGCGTGTCCAGACAAGATGAGTGCGGATCATGATTGATGAAAACGCCTATGTCCTGAAAGTTCTGACCGGTGCCCAAGCGGGTGCTGAAGTATCGATTGCGGATGCAGAATATGTCGTCGGATCTGGTCCCGACGACGATCTGCATTTCGTTGATGTCAGTCTCAAACCTGGCCACGCCCGTCTGCGACTTGCGGGTGGCGTGATCACGATCGCAGGCGGTGCGGGCACAGTCAAAACGCAATCGGGAATCCACATCTTAGCCGGGGACGAAACCTGGCAAGAAATCGACGCGCTTGACATCATCACGATTGGTACAACCTCTTTTGCGATTGGGCCCTCTGTTGCCGATTGGTCGCGGGTGCAAAACTTTAACGCAGCTGGCGACGCGCAGAAATCCGCGACCCCGCCGCCCGTCGTCACCCAACCAAAATGGGGGGCAGGGCGCTATATCGGTATCGCGGCGATCCTTGCGCTTGGGACATTCGGAGCGGTCTGGATGACCGGCGATGCGGCACAAGACACAGCCCGGGCCGAGACGATCGATAACCGGCCTGAGCTGGAGATCATCCTTGATGCCTTTGGCGCGTTTCCCTTTGCCGGGGGTATTACCGTCGCGCAAGAGGTGGACGGTGTGATTGAGGCTGCAGGTTATGTCGACACACCGGCCGAACGGCGCGCTTTGCGCAATGCGATTGATGAAACAGCGATCCCGGTGCGTTTCCGGGTCTGGTCGCGCGCGATTATCGAAAATGAAATTCAGGCCATCGTCGACAACCAGCAAATCCCAGTACAGTTCGGGATCGACAGCGAAGGTGTACTGACCCTGCGCGGGGACATCCTGGACCGGCGGCGCGTGGACCGGCTGATTGCAACGATCACCGAAAACGTGGCGGGCGTCGCGGCTGTCGATACACAGGTGCAAACAGCAGAAAGCTACCTGGAAGAAATCCGCGCTCTGCTAGTCCGGACCGAGCTGGACGAAAGTGTGATTGTCCGCCTGGATGGCATGCTGATCGAGGCCAATGGCGTCGTTATCGCCGACAAGATCGACAACTGGGTCGGCTTTATTCAATCCTACGCCCGGCGCTATGCCGACAAGGTGGCGTTGCGGTCCTTTGTTCAACTGGTTGATGAGAATGGCGAAATCATCGCCGATCCGGTCTCTGCCCAACCGGGTTTGCCAGTCATTCTTGGCTCGGCAGATGCATTGGAAAGCGAACCAACTGCGGCGTCTGACCCAGAAGCACCGGCATTGCCCGGTTCCAATCAGTCGGGCGTTGTGCTGGATCTTGATCGACTGCGCGAAGGATCATTTGGGGCCGAAGATGTCTTTGCGGGCTTTAACAGTTCGGGCCTGACCAGTCCGACCAATTTCACGCCCGCAAATGTGGTGCAGCCAAATTTTGGACCGGACTTGCAGCAGACAAATGTCGCCGTGCAGCCAAGTGTGATTGATGCGCAATATCTCAACCGGGCTGCCCGCCCGGAATCGATCCGGGGCACGCGCGTGCTGTACAACATGACGAAGGCGCTGCTTTCAAATGAAACGGGCGTGGCGGCGCCGCACGGTTATGTCGATGATCTGGCCGCGCTTGGCGATGTTGATGTGACCTTGGAAGAGCTGAAAAGGCTCTGGACGCCGACCTTGGGTGGACAGGCTGCGCAAGATGCGTATCTGAATATGCTGGTGAACGATCCAGCCGCCGACTTTACCGAATGCTGGGACAACTCGATCGCGGCCTTCGGAAATCTGCCTTACACATTATTTTGGCTCGATTACCTCAGCATTTCGGATGATGTGGACGTGAGCGTCATCAATCTGGACGCGCAGGTGCTCTTGCTGGAAGCCGCCTTGAACCCCAACCGATTGGCAGCCTGCGCAGCACGGCTCAGCGCGGCGCAAGACATCGATTTGGCCAGCTTGTCACTTTATCTGCAAGAGACGGACATCAACCCGGAATTCATCCGCTTTATCGCGCGGCAGCTTGATCCCTATCCGTTTGCTTTGTCAGGCGTCAATACGGGCTTTCAGAACCGCTACGCGCAGCTTGCAAATGGGGCGCGTCTGAACGAAGGGGCCGCGCCTGACCCCAGCAGCCTGCTGGTGAATATTGGTGAGCTGGGGGTTCTCGTTAAAGAACAGGACCGGCTTTTGGTGACGGTCTATGACGCATCATTGAACTGGAAATCCGGTGGGTAGCGGGGCCGCGCCGGGCGGGTCAAAACTGTACTATTTAGCACAGAAGACCCAAGGCCAGAACACTAGCAAGGCGGTTGGAATGGGCGGCCCATACCGAAAACCCGCGTTCGATTTAATTTTCACAAGCCGCAGCATGGGGGCCTGAAAATGCGCTTTATCTTTCTGATCTTCGTCATGGCGTTCAGCGCATGTACAACCCTGGATGACGGGCGCACTGCGCGGCTCGACCGTGATGCCATCGCAGATCTCGACAATGGCGGGGACAGCACCAGCGGACTTGAGATTAACACGTTGTTTGTTAATCGCAGCGGCGTGACAGGGCTGCAGCAAGATACCTTTTTAGAACTCGATATCATCCAGAATGATGACCCGGTGTTCCGAACAGCACAAAGCCGGAATATTCAGGAACTCAATGAAGCTGGGGCTGATCCGTTTAACCCTGATCAAAGGGTCGAAATCCGGTTTGAAAATGACCCGCTGACATTGGTCGTTGATCAATTGCTTGGCGGGCTCTTGTCTGCCAATTACATCGCAGCAACGCCCTTGCAGGGGACGGTGGATTTCGAAACGCGTGCGCCTGTCTTGCGCTCAGAAATCCCAACGATCCTGCGCGATATCTTGGGGGCGCAAGGTTATGTGATGAAGCTGATCAACGGGGTCTACCAAATCGGTGCGCCAGAGACGATTGAGCAGCTGGAATTGAACGCAGCCGCTGGTGCCAGCTCTGAATTTGAAACGCGTGTCATCCGTATTGAGCGGGGCGATCTGAACGAAATCGCCGATGTGGTCGCCCGGATTTTGCCGCTTGGGGCAACTGTGACGCCCGTTCCAAATGACGGGTCCTTGATTGTCAGCGCCAGCGCTGCGGATATCACCGCCGTTGTGAACCTGGTCAATACGCTCGTGGATACAGGGGTCGCGCAGGATTTGGTCAGCATCGTAACCCTGCAGCGCAGCGCGCCCGAGTCGGTGGCCGCGTCGCTTTTGTCCTATTACGAACAAAGGGGCACGCCGCGTTCACGCATTCCCATCGTGATCCCGTTGGAAAACCAGCAATCGCTGTTACTGGGGGCGCGTGATGCGGGAACAATGAACAATGCGCGGCAATTGATCCGCAGCATGGACCGGGATCTGCGCGATACGGCCTCACTGCGGATCATCCCGATGACGCATTTGCCCGCCGCCGAAATCGCGGCACAACTGAACCAAATCTTCGGCGGGGGGATCACGCCCAATATCGCATTAAACCAAACAGCTGCACCCGCATCGACATCGGTGCCGGTCCCGGCGAACATCCGCGCCGAGAGCGCCGCCGAAACCGCGCCGCCCGAAGCAGAGCTGGCACAAGCGGCCAGCGCCTCGCCTGTTGGTATTTCCATCGTGCCAGATAGCCGGAACAATGCGCTGTTAGTCTTTGCGACATTTGAACAATTCAAACGCATCCGCGAAGTCGTCCAAGCGCTGGACCTGCCATTGGCGCAGGTCGTGATCGAAGCGACGATTGTTGAGGTGGACGTCAATAATAACCTTAGCTTCGGGGTGCAGTCCTTTCTGAACCGCTCAAACCTGAGCGTCCGGTCGGCCAGCACGACGACACCTGCCGACCCAGGCACCGCCGGGTTCTTTGGTAGCTTTACCGCGATCGGGGGTAGCTCGGTTGATGTGGTGCTAAATGCGCTTGAAAGCGTGACGGATGTGCGGATCATCTCATCACCCTATTTGACGGTGCTTGACGGCAGCTCTGCACGCTTGTCCATTGGCGATCAGGTACCGTTCCTGACCAGTTCAACCGACGCAGAAACGGACGGGACGACGACCACAACAAATGAGATCGAAATCCGCGACACTGGTGTGATCCTTGAGGTGACACCAAGCATTGGCGCCGACAACTCGGTCCTGCTGAATATCGTGCAAGAGGTCAGCTCGGTCGCACCTGCAGGGGCCGAGGTGAACCAGCTAACGCCGACAATCCAGCAGCGGACGATTACATCAGATATCGTGGTGCAATCGGGGCGGACGGCCTTGCTTGGGGGGCTGATCCAGGACAGCCAGATCGATGTGACAACCGGCGTTCCGGTGGTCAGCGACATCCCTGTTGTGGGTGAGCTCTTTAAGCAAACCACAAACGATGTGGCCCGGACGGAACTGTTGGTGATGATCACGCCCCGCGTGGTGCGCAAGCCATCTCAGCTTGACAATATCACGCGGCAATTGCGCGAAGGGCTCAGCCGCTAAGCGATCTAGCCTAACAGGCGATCAGCGCAGCGGTGTCCTGCAGTTGGGTGATCGACATGGGGCGGGACAAGGCAAAGCCCTGCGCAAGGCAGGCGCCCTTGTGCCGGGCAAGCTCAAGCTGCTCTTGGGTTTCAATCCCCTCGGCGACAACCTTTTGCTTGAGGCGGGCAGCAACCATTGTCAGGGCATCGACCATGGTCTCGGTCCGCTCATTTGTGGCCAGCTCTTGCATGATGCTGCGGTCGATCTTGATGATATCCACGGGCCATTGGCAGGCATGGGTCAGGCCGGTACGCCCAGCCCCGAAATCATCAAGGGCAACACGACCGCCGCGCAAACGAATTTCCCGCAACAGGTTTGGCACCACGCCATTGCGCGATTTGACCATCGTGTCCTCGTTGATTTCGATGACCAAATGATCCCAGGACAGCTTGTATCGGGACAACACGGCTTGGATAT
This window harbors:
- a CDS encoding Crp/Fnr family transcriptional regulator, with the protein product MGKHVIDWSEEFSALPQPVKDSIFQKSVTRTFSNNGIIYFQEDDATSFHFVISGHVRLSYLMEDGTAILYTIVPPGHSFGELGVFDNGQYPDTASAIGKTQILSIKADSAAAMDMNGGHLQGALSKLIAKRYRTYIDVTKSLYLKSLQARLAQSLLRLVDSLGETTNYQGKKVACLGSAVNQSDLGSMARGTRGNINRTLKGWEANNWIAIESRKILILDRQSIIDLTFDE
- a CDS encoding EscE/YscE/SsaE family type III secretion system needle protein co-chaperone gives rise to the protein MSDALDFGMTDLEERLASNEGAEVKTEILGKLAMTGEDIAQKINSGLHPDEFKKAQAVYQALAAAHEIVTVFPTKKPE
- a CDS encoding EscF/YscF/HrpA family type III secretion system needle major subunit, which gives rise to MGTVSDFANVATGARAAPDFANPGTDINREGFDLIFRQTQLQEQMASIEDDIREIEQNTNLSDTEKMFSMQMAMNAWSAITNLRSNMLKNVSDSLKTIARNVA
- the sctV gene encoding type III secretion system export apparatus subunit SctV, which gives rise to MLKFLNMLSKRNDVVLAFLLICIVFMMILPLPTIVVDVLIAVNLCLAAILLMVAVYISDVVRFSAFPSILLLTTLFRLALSITTTRLILLQADAGEIVDTFGNFVVSGNLVVGAVIFLILTIVNFLVITKGSERVAEVSARFSLDSMPGKQMSIDSDMRAGMIEIDEAKKRRGKLEKESQLYGAMDGAMKFVKGDAIAGLIIIAVNIIGGVMIGTYQRDMTMGEALDVYAILTIGDGLVSQIPALFISITAGFIVTRVASEENEDLGSDIATQIVSEPKALLIASGILVGFALVPGFPTIVFLVLAILCAGGGYLIIKRNDLAASAGGGANEMPAFAPAIQPHNTPPSFPDEGDDFEKVEPVTFALTVPLIVDIASSVRAAIRPEKLDNEVARVRRALYFDLGVPFPGINLRLNDNLKDGEYRIMVNEIPVAAGQARPGFVIVRETEANLKMFNIPYEVGDDFLPNTPSYWVAMKHQGLVQRAGIQVMTLSSMLTYHLAHVLKNNAAEFIGIQETMYLMNQMEKNYGELVREATRALSITTITDVLQRLVSEEVSIRDMRTILEALVEWGQREKDPIMLNEHVRSALSRYVTFKFSGGQNIIPAYLLSKEIEDEVRGAVRQTSGASYLALSPDVHRQIITALKAATGNLATHATSPVLLAPMDIRRFMRKVVERDFPTLPVLSFQELTPDANIQPLERIKLGTSAPEQLSSAS
- a CDS encoding FHA domain-containing protein, translated to MIDENAYVLKVLTGAQAGAEVSIADAEYVVGSGPDDDLHFVDVSLKPGHARLRLAGGVITIAGGAGTVKTQSGIHILAGDETWQEIDALDIITIGTTSFAIGPSVADWSRVQNFNAAGDAQKSATPPPVVTQPKWGAGRYIGIAAILALGTFGAVWMTGDAAQDTARAETIDNRPELEIILDAFGAFPFAGGITVAQEVDGVIEAAGYVDTPAERRALRNAIDETAIPVRFRVWSRAIIENEIQAIVDNQQIPVQFGIDSEGVLTLRGDILDRRRVDRLIATITENVAGVAAVDTQVQTAESYLEEIRALLVRTELDESVIVRLDGMLIEANGVVIADKIDNWVGFIQSYARRYADKVALRSFVQLVDENGEIIADPVSAQPGLPVILGSADALESEPTAASDPEAPALPGSNQSGVVLDLDRLREGSFGAEDVFAGFNSSGLTSPTNFTPANVVQPNFGPDLQQTNVAVQPSVIDAQYLNRAARPESIRGTRVLYNMTKALLSNETGVAAPHGYVDDLAALGDVDVTLEELKRLWTPTLGGQAAQDAYLNMLVNDPAADFTECWDNSIAAFGNLPYTLFWLDYLSISDDVDVSVINLDAQVLLLEAALNPNRLAACAARLSAAQDIDLASLSLYLQETDINPEFIRFIARQLDPYPFALSGVNTGFQNRYAQLANGARLNEGAAPDPSSLLVNIGELGVLVKEQDRLLVTVYDASLNWKSGG
- a CDS encoding secretin N-terminal domain-containing protein, producing MRFIFLIFVMAFSACTTLDDGRTARLDRDAIADLDNGGDSTSGLEINTLFVNRSGVTGLQQDTFLELDIIQNDDPVFRTAQSRNIQELNEAGADPFNPDQRVEIRFENDPLTLVVDQLLGGLLSANYIAATPLQGTVDFETRAPVLRSEIPTILRDILGAQGYVMKLINGVYQIGAPETIEQLELNAAAGASSEFETRVIRIERGDLNEIADVVARILPLGATVTPVPNDGSLIVSASAADITAVVNLVNTLVDTGVAQDLVSIVTLQRSAPESVAASLLSYYEQRGTPRSRIPIVIPLENQQSLLLGARDAGTMNNARQLIRSMDRDLRDTASLRIIPMTHLPAAEIAAQLNQIFGGGITPNIALNQTAAPASTSVPVPANIRAESAAETAPPEAELAQAASASPVGISIVPDSRNNALLVFATFEQFKRIREVVQALDLPLAQVVIEATIVEVDVNNNLSFGVQSFLNRSNLSVRSASTTTPADPGTAGFFGSFTAIGGSSVDVVLNALESVTDVRIISSPYLTVLDGSSARLSIGDQVPFLTSSTDAETDGTTTTTNEIEIRDTGVILEVTPSIGADNSVLLNIVQEVSSVAPAGAEVNQLTPTIQQRTITSDIVVQSGRTALLGGLIQDSQIDVTTGVPVVSDIPVVGELFKQTTNDVARTELLVMITPRVVRKPSQLDNITRQLREGLSR